In Zingiber officinale cultivar Zhangliang chromosome 1A, Zo_v1.1, whole genome shotgun sequence, a genomic segment contains:
- the LOC122038843 gene encoding probable jasmonic acid carboxyl methyltransferase 2, with amino-acid sequence MEARQAEVEQILQMAEGDGEYSYAANSRGHRKLIIMTQAMLENAIEQMFKTLLLERITIVDLGCSSGPNTLLVLSQALDIISKLHKQSKEETLPEIQFILNDLPSNDFNSVFQSLEEFKMKIKEEREKLLIPYYVAAVPGSFHGRLFPSSTVHFFHSSTSLHWLSQAPKELESAQGIPQNKGNIYFTRRSPPWIVEAYREQFQRDFSIFLKSRFEELSVGGGALLTFPGREDEDGDIFIHISELFSESLNAMAEEGIISKAKLDAFNMPFYSPLLEEVKSIILSESSFHIERAHLLSHKWLENHDATEPDIVPDGKNIANSFRAGTESLFGRHFGDAILDDLYERIAEKVSRSIVEEKFTNCNVSNIVIELKKNTPT; translated from the exons ATGGAGGCGAGGCAAGCAGAGGTTGAACAGATACTTCAAATGGCTGAAGGGGATGGAGAATATAGCTATGCCGCTAATTCTCGGGGTCAT AGAAAGCTAATTATTATGACACAAGCCATGTTGGAGAATGCCATAGAGCAAATGTTCAAGACATTGCTCCTTGAGAGAATTACTATTGTGGATCTCGGTTGTTCTTCAGGCCCCAACACCTTGTTAGTGCTCTCTCAAGCTCTAGACATTATCAGTAAGTTACATAAACAATCGAAGGAGGAGACACTTCCAGAAATCCAATTCATCTTGAACGACCTGCCATCGAATGACTTCAACAGTGTTTTTCAATCCTTGGAAGAGTTCAAAATGAAGATTAAGGAAGAAAGAGAAAAGCTACTTATACCATATTATGTTGCAGCTGTTCCAGGGTCATTCCATGGGAGACTCTTTCCTTCTTCGACTGTTCATTTCTTTCACTCTTCCACTAGTCTCCATTGGCTATCGCAG GCTCCTAAAGAACTCGAGAGTGCACAAGGTATTCCACAAAACAAAGGAAATATTTACTTCACGAGGAGAAGCCCCCCTTGGATAGTAGAAGCATATCGAGAACAATTTCAAAGAGATTTCTCTATATTTCTCAAGTCTCGCTTCGAAGAATTAAGTGTCGGAGGAGGAGCATTGTTAACATTTCCCGGAAGAGAAGATGaagatggtgacatatttattcACATTTCCGAACTATTTTCTGAGTCCCTCAATGCAATGGCCGAAGAG GGGATCATTTCAAAAGCTAAATTGGATGCTTTCAACATGCCATTCTACTCGCCATTGTTGGAGGAAGTGAAGTCAATAATTCTCAGTGAAAGTTCATTCCACATAGAACGAGCACACTTGTTAAGCCACAAATGGCTCGAGAATCATGATGCCACAGAGCCTGACATTGTACCAGATGGGAAGAACATCGCAAACAGTTTTCGTGCCGGGACTGAATCCCTGTTTGGTCGTCACTTCGGGGATGCCATCCTTGATGATCTATACGAAAGAATTGCTGAAAAAGTTTCAAGGAGCATTGTTGAAGAAAAGTTCACTAACTGTAATGTATCTAATATTGTCATTGAGTTGAAGAAGAACACTCCAACATAG
- the LOC122038846 gene encoding anthranilate O-methyltransferase 1-like — protein MEARRGEVKQTLQMIGGDGEYSYAANSSGQRKLIIMTKSMLENAIEQMFKTLLLKRITIVDLGCSSGPNTLLVLSQVLDIISKLYKQSKEETLPEIQFILNDLPSNDFNSVFQSLEEFKKKIKEERENLLIPYYVSAVPGSFHGRLFPSSTVHFFHSSTSLHWLSQVPKELERTQGISQSKGSISITRTSPPWIVKAYQEQFQRDFSIFLKSRFEELSVGGGAWLTFPGRDHVDGDSLSHLSELLADSLNAMAEEGIISKAKLDALYFPFYVPLLEEVKSIILGESSFHIEQAHLLSNNIELYIVQDGKKIANSIRAGIESFVAHHFGDAILDELFERFAEKISRSILEEKLTKCNTLNIVIVLKKNTPQ, from the exons ATGGAGGCTAGGCGAGGAGAGGTTAAACAGACACTTCAAATGATTGGAGGGGATGGAGAATATAGCTATGCCGCTAATTCTTCGGGTCAA AGAAAGCTAATTATTATGACAAAATCCATGTTGGAGAATGCCATAGAGCAAATGTTCAAGACCTTGCTCCTTAAGAGAATTACTATTGTCGATCTGGGTTGTTCTTCAGGCCCCAACACCTTGTTAGTGCTCTCTCAAGTTCTTGACATTATCAGTAAGTTATATAAACAATCGAAGGAGGAGACACTTCCAGAAATCCAATTCATCTTGAACGACCTGCCATCGAATGACTTCAACAGTGTTTTTCAATCCTTGGAAGAGTTCAAAAAGAAGATTAAGGAAGAAAGAGAAAACCTACTTATACCATATTATGTTTCAGCTGTTCCAGGGTCATTCCATGGGAGACTTTTTCCTTCTTCGACTGTTCATTTCTTTCACTCTTCCACTAGTCTCCATTGGCTATCTCAG gttCCTAAAGAACTTGAGAGGACACAAGGTATTTCACAAAGCAAAGGAAGCATTTCCATCACAAGGACTAGCCCCCCTTGGATAGTaaaagcatatcaagaacaatTTCAAAGAGATTTCTCTATATTTCTTAAGTCTCGTTTTGAAGAATTAAGTGTTGGAGGAGGAGCATGGTTAACATTTCCCGGAAGAGATCATGTAGATGGTGACTCATTAAGCCACCTTTCTGAACTATTAGCAGATTCCCTTAATGCGATGGCTGAAGAG GGGATCATTTCTAAAGCTAAATTGGATGCTTTATATTTTCCGTTCTACGTGCCATTGTTGGAGGAAGTGAAGTCAATAATTCTCGGTGAAAGTTCATTCCATATAGAACAAGCACACTTGCTAAGCAATAACATAGAACTTTACATTGTACAAGATGGGAAGAAGATCGCAAACAGTATTCGTGCCGGGATTGAATCCTTCGTTGCCCATCACTTCGGGGATGCCATCCTCGATGAACTATTTGAAAGATTTGCTGAAAAAATTTCAAGGAGCATTCTTGAAGAAAAGCTCACTAAGTGCAATACATTGAATATTGTCATTGTGTTGAAGAAGAACACTCCACAATAA
- the LOC122008654 gene encoding uncharacterized protein LOC122008654: MLQEFWRNELAEDAEDIDERRMLQLYEQRQTVRQRAQSSSGRKQRRRYLNRDREVGHARLFNDYLSDDPVYPDDIFRCRFRMKKELFLRIVDAVKNHSEYFQWKVDAAGKKGLSPLQKCTAAIRQLAYGVPADHYDEYLRIAETTVIQCLLNFCRCVIEVFGAQYLRRPNAADIQHLLEMHEQRHGFPGMLSSLDYMHWQWKNCPVAWKGSRNDINVLNESPLFNDVLQGNTPEVNFMINNTQYTKGYYLTDGIYPEWATFVKSFPCPQDPKRKIFKERQEAARKDVERAFEVLQSRWAMIKGPG; encoded by the exons ATGCTCCAGGAATTCTGGAGAAATGAATTGGCGGAAGATGCGGAGGATATAGATGAACGAAGAATGCTCCAACTATATGAGCAGCGACAAACGGTACGTCAAAGAGCTCAAAGTTCTTCCGGTAGAAAACAGAGGAGAAGGTATTTGAATCGGGATCGTGAAGTTGGACATGCTCGTCTTTTCAATGATTACTTATCTGATGATCCGGTATATCCCGATGACATATTTCGATGTCGATTTCGAATGAAAAAAGAGTTATTCCTTCGTATAGTTGATGCTGTGAAAAATCATTCCGAATATTTTCAATGGAAGGTCGATGCAGCGGGGAAAAAAGGTTTGTCACCACTTCAGAAATGCACAGCGGCTATTCGTCAATTGGCGTATGGAGTCCCTGCTGATCATTATGATGAGTATCTACGGATTGCTGAAACAACTGTCATTCAATGTTTATTAAACTTTTGTCGATGTGTAATTGAAGTGTTCGGGGCCCAATATTTAAGAAGACCTAATGCTGCTGATATCCAACACTTGCTTGAAATGCATGAGCAGAGACATGGTTTCCCTGGCATGTTGAGCAGTCTTGATTATATGCATTGGCAATGGAAAAATTGTCCTGTCGCTTGGAAAG GGTCACGCAATGATATCAATGTGCTTAACGAATCACCGTTATTCAACGACGTCTTACAAGGGAATACACCCGAGGTTAATTTTATGATTAATAATACACAATATACAAAAGGATACTATTTGACCGATGGGATCTATCCAGAATGGGCTACTTTCGTCAAGAGCTTTCCATGTCCCCAGGATcccaaaagaaaaatatttaaggaacGACAAGAGGCCGCGAGAAAGGATGTCGAGAGGGCATTTGAGGTGCTCCAATCACGATGGGCAATGATAAAAGGTCCAGGATGA